In Cycloclasticus sp., a single genomic region encodes these proteins:
- the argH gene encoding argininosuccinate lyase: MSQDKQNKLWGGRFTGSTDAFVKAFTASVDFDQRLAPYDIQGSIAHAKMLTKVGILTEPECQQILEGLAEILRTIEAGDFEWSVDLEDVHMNIEAALTERIGVAGKKLHTGRSRNDQVATDIRLFLRDQLDLIQSELARLQIGLVGLAGDNADTIMPGFTHLQVAQPVTFGHHLMAWFEMLKRDAERFADCAKRVNVMPLGSAALAGTSYPIDRLMTAELLGFSRPSENSLDGVSDRDFAIEFCAASALLMTHLSRFSEEIVLWTSAQFNFIQLPDAFCTGSSIMPQKKNPDVPELVRGKTGRVNGNLVSLLTLMKSQPLAYNKDNQEDKEPLFDTVDTVLGSLRAFADMVPNIEPVKESMLAAAKQGFSTATDLADYLVGKGIPFRDAHEVVGLAVRLGTQTNRDLSELSLTELQSFSQKITDDVFEVLTLEGSVSARDHLGGTAPNQVRQAVANAKEFLAK, from the coding sequence ATGTCACAAGATAAACAAAATAAACTGTGGGGCGGTCGCTTCACAGGAAGTACCGATGCCTTTGTTAAAGCGTTCACCGCCTCAGTTGACTTCGATCAACGTTTGGCGCCGTACGATATTCAAGGCTCCATTGCCCACGCAAAAATGCTCACCAAGGTGGGAATTTTAACAGAGCCCGAATGTCAGCAAATCCTAGAAGGCTTGGCGGAAATATTGAGGACCATCGAGGCCGGCGATTTTGAATGGTCGGTTGACCTTGAAGATGTGCATATGAACATTGAAGCCGCATTAACGGAGCGTATAGGCGTTGCCGGGAAGAAGTTGCACACGGGGCGTTCGAGAAACGACCAAGTAGCGACCGATATTCGTTTGTTTTTGCGCGACCAATTAGACTTAATTCAATCTGAATTGGCTCGTTTGCAAATAGGCTTAGTTGGCCTTGCTGGAGACAACGCCGATACCATTATGCCCGGCTTTACCCACTTGCAGGTAGCGCAGCCAGTGACGTTTGGTCATCATTTAATGGCGTGGTTTGAAATGTTAAAGCGTGATGCAGAGCGTTTTGCTGATTGTGCTAAACGGGTGAATGTAATGCCACTAGGTTCTGCTGCATTAGCAGGAACCAGTTACCCAATTGATCGTTTGATGACGGCTGAATTATTGGGTTTCTCACGTCCATCAGAAAACTCATTAGACGGCGTTAGTGACCGCGATTTTGCGATTGAGTTTTGTGCGGCGTCTGCTTTGTTGATGACGCATTTGTCACGCTTTTCTGAAGAGATTGTGTTGTGGACCAGTGCGCAATTTAACTTTATTCAATTACCGGATGCGTTTTGTACCGGTTCGTCGATTATGCCGCAAAAGAAAAACCCTGATGTACCCGAGTTGGTGCGCGGTAAAACAGGGCGTGTTAACGGTAATTTAGTGTCATTATTAACCTTGATGAAATCTCAGCCATTGGCGTACAACAAAGATAACCAAGAAGACAAAGAGCCGTTGTTCGATACGGTCGATACGGTACTGGGCTCGTTGCGGGCGTTTGCCGACATGGTGCCGAATATTGAACCGGTAAAAGAGTCGATGTTGGCAGCGGCAAAGCAAGGGTTTTCAACGGCAACAGACCTTGCAGATTACTTGGTGGGTAAGGGTATTCCTTTTAGGGATGCGCACGAAGTCGTAGGCCTAGCGGTACGCTTAGGTACGCAAACCAATCGTGACTTATCAGAGCTATCACTGACAGAATTACAGAGCTTTTCGCAAAAAATCACTGATGACGTGTTTGAGGTGTTAACGCTAGAGGGCTCCGTTTCAGCGCGCGATCATTTAGGTGGTACTGCGCCAAACCAAGTACGTCAAGCGGTGGCAAATGCTAAAGAGTTCTTAGCGAAATGA
- a CDS encoding histidine kinase: protein MDKRSQTDQQYFLPDMCRAKSVLYLTLVSQLLAIILALNTSFISGNFWTALSLNALFILWVAFTCAAIFCAFKRQINRWPALKISLIMFLTINLSTAFITWISSSLLPQLDLFMTPAQSNMSIYLRNSGISIIFSIIFSIILLRFLYIQFQWRKQIRAEAEAQLDALQARIRPHFLFNSLNTIASLTRVDPPLAESLTEDLSELFRANMQTSKRLVPFKQELALIQQYLNIEQTRLGDRLSIKLDTSTIPDDALIPPLSIQPIIENAVYHGIEPSEQGGLLSIFGEMKKNTISLLVKNPISNEHDTNARSGNNMAIKNIRLRMEHCFPDQSKLLISSSELEFQTQLTFPYQNKPS from the coding sequence ATGGATAAACGTTCTCAAACGGATCAGCAATACTTCTTGCCCGACATGTGCCGAGCTAAGAGCGTGCTATATCTCACGCTAGTTTCGCAGCTACTGGCCATTATCCTCGCGCTTAACACCAGCTTCATCTCCGGTAACTTCTGGACGGCACTAAGCTTAAACGCCTTATTCATCTTGTGGGTAGCGTTTACCTGTGCGGCCATTTTCTGTGCCTTTAAGCGGCAAATTAACCGTTGGCCAGCGCTAAAAATCAGCCTGATTATGTTCCTCACCATCAACCTCAGCACCGCCTTCATCACTTGGATCAGTTCGTCTTTATTACCGCAACTGGATTTATTTATGACCCCTGCTCAAAGCAATATGAGCATTTACTTGAGAAATTCAGGCATTAGCATCATTTTTAGCATCATTTTTAGCATCATTTTATTGCGCTTTTTATATATTCAATTTCAATGGCGAAAACAAATAAGAGCTGAGGCCGAGGCCCAGTTAGATGCCTTACAGGCACGCATACGACCTCACTTTTTATTCAATAGCCTGAATACTATCGCCAGCCTAACCCGAGTTGACCCACCGCTAGCAGAGTCGCTCACCGAAGACCTGTCTGAATTATTCAGGGCGAACATGCAAACCTCCAAGCGACTCGTTCCTTTTAAGCAAGAGCTTGCTTTAATCCAACAATACTTAAACATTGAACAGACTCGTTTAGGCGACCGGCTGAGCATAAAATTAGATACCTCAACTATCCCAGATGACGCGCTAATACCGCCACTGAGCATCCAACCGATTATTGAGAATGCTGTTTATCATGGTATTGAGCCCAGCGAACAAGGCGGTCTATTAAGTATTTTCGGCGAGATGAAAAAAAACACCATTAGTTTACTTGTCAAAAACCCTATCAGCAATGAACATGATACTAATGCTCGATCGGGCAACAATATGGCCATCAAAAATATTCGACTTCGAATGGAGCATTGCTTCCCCGATCAAAGCAAGTTATTGATCAGCTCCAGCGAACTAGAATTTCAAACTCAACTCACTTTCCCGTACCAAAACAAACCATCATGA
- a CDS encoding LytTR family DNA-binding domain-containing protein — protein MKILIADDEPLARQRLKRLLEEINPLHSVYADAGNGLEALEQCIKIRPHIALLDIRMPKMDGLQTAAEMANAKLNTRVIFATAYEEYAVEAFNKNAIDYLLKPVKKERLKQAIEKAAQRNAGSNNIKRVTQSIAPPRQQLCAHSYSGIKVLKLADILFFKADHKYVLAATANDSILLEEPLKALEEEFAAQFFRIHRNALVNINAIQSITKSASGQFNLQLHGCGDTLTISRRHQAELHRLLRQKN, from the coding sequence ATGAAAATTCTAATCGCCGATGACGAACCACTGGCAAGGCAGCGTTTAAAAAGATTGCTGGAAGAAATAAACCCTCTACATTCCGTGTATGCTGACGCCGGAAATGGTTTAGAAGCGCTGGAACAATGTATCAAAATTCGACCACACATCGCCTTGCTCGATATTCGCATGCCGAAAATGGATGGTTTACAAACTGCCGCCGAAATGGCCAATGCCAAGCTAAATACACGCGTCATCTTTGCCACCGCCTACGAAGAGTACGCCGTAGAAGCATTTAACAAGAACGCCATTGATTACCTACTAAAGCCCGTTAAGAAAGAACGCTTAAAGCAGGCCATAGAGAAAGCAGCGCAGCGAAACGCCGGCTCCAATAATATTAAGCGAGTAACACAATCGATAGCGCCGCCCCGACAACAGCTGTGCGCGCACAGCTACTCGGGTATAAAGGTGCTGAAGTTAGCTGATATTTTATTCTTTAAAGCTGACCATAAATACGTACTCGCAGCCACCGCCAACGACTCCATTTTACTTGAGGAGCCACTTAAAGCACTGGAAGAAGAGTTCGCCGCACAGTTCTTTCGTATCCACCGCAATGCCTTGGTCAACATCAACGCGATACAATCCATTACAAAATCAGCCAGCGGGCAATTTAACCTGCAGCTGCATGGCTGTGGAGACACCTTAACCATCAGTCGCCGACACCAAGCCGAATTACACCGCCTGCTTCGACAAAAAAACTGA
- the hemC gene encoding hydroxymethylbilane synthase: MSLIRIATRKSPLALWQAEHVAKLLKASHPTLNIELVKMITQGDKILDTPLAKIGGKGLFVKELEQGMLNGDAEIAVHSMKDVPAQLPDGLEISAILSREDPRDAFVSNTYSTIDDLPQGAIVGTSSLRRQCQLLSMRPDLQIQSLRGNVNTRLQKLDNGEYDAIILAAAGLIRLGFESRIKTALAVDTMLCAIGQGAIGVECREDDVATKALIKCLHDDATATRVRAERAMNYTLEGGCQAPIAGHARINGDLLILDGLVAEPDGSVIITEQLEGPLEKAEEMGKTVANRLLAGGAKDILDKLYNHAD; the protein is encoded by the coding sequence ATGTCACTTATTAGAATCGCAACCCGCAAAAGCCCGCTGGCACTTTGGCAAGCTGAACACGTTGCCAAGTTACTTAAAGCTTCGCACCCAACGCTCAATATTGAGTTGGTTAAAATGATCACTCAGGGTGACAAAATTCTCGATACGCCTCTGGCAAAAATTGGCGGTAAAGGCCTATTTGTTAAGGAACTTGAGCAAGGCATGTTAAACGGTGATGCAGAAATCGCTGTGCACTCAATGAAAGACGTGCCCGCCCAATTACCTGACGGGCTTGAAATTTCTGCGATTCTTTCACGTGAAGACCCCCGCGACGCATTTGTTTCCAATACGTACTCAACCATCGACGACTTACCACAAGGCGCCATCGTTGGCACATCCAGCCTTAGGCGCCAATGCCAGCTGCTCAGTATGCGACCTGATTTGCAAATTCAATCACTTCGGGGCAACGTTAATACCCGCCTACAAAAACTAGATAATGGTGAATACGACGCCATTATCCTCGCCGCAGCGGGCTTAATTCGTCTCGGTTTTGAATCACGAATAAAAACCGCGCTAGCTGTCGACACCATGCTCTGCGCTATCGGCCAAGGCGCTATTGGTGTTGAATGCCGTGAAGACGATGTTGCAACAAAAGCGCTCATTAAATGCCTGCACGATGACGCAACGGCTACACGCGTTCGCGCCGAACGCGCGATGAATTACACCCTTGAGGGAGGATGTCAAGCGCCCATCGCTGGGCACGCAAGAATTAACGGCGATCTATTAATTTTAGACGGCTTGGTGGCTGAACCAGATGGCAGTGTCATCATTACCGAGCAACTAGAAGGCCCCCTTGAAAAGGCAGAAGAGATGGGCAAAACGGTCGCCAATCGCTTACTCGCGGGTGGCGCTAAGGACATTCTAGATAAACTGTACAACCATGCCGATTAA
- a CDS encoding uroporphyrinogen-III synthase, with amino-acid sequence MPINEQTVLVTRPAPQAKQLCEQLTAEGFLPICYPTIATQAVDEPTQATTTLQACHNSDYLIFVSANAVLQANLLLNSQWPKNDASVVAIGPKTAEALRKIDLPATITADKPFSSEQLLEKFPDELSTKKGLIIKGEGGRTLLAEQLQQRGMSVSTVDVYKRVLPRNHDSRHLEVPHYITITSQLALDNLFILARLTANELKQHSTFVVFSQRIAHHAKKLGCQHIIICKEASDFGLISAITHAEKR; translated from the coding sequence ATGCCGATTAATGAGCAGACCGTTTTAGTTACCCGACCTGCGCCACAAGCAAAACAATTATGCGAGCAATTAACAGCTGAAGGCTTTCTTCCTATTTGTTACCCAACCATCGCCACTCAAGCCGTTGATGAGCCGACTCAAGCGACCACTACCTTACAAGCATGTCATAACAGCGATTACCTAATATTCGTTAGCGCAAACGCCGTGTTACAAGCCAACCTGTTACTTAATAGCCAATGGCCCAAGAACGACGCCAGCGTCGTCGCCATAGGCCCTAAAACGGCTGAGGCACTCAGAAAAATAGATTTACCTGCTACGATCACCGCCGACAAACCCTTTAGTTCAGAGCAATTATTGGAAAAGTTTCCTGACGAGCTGAGCACAAAAAAAGGCCTCATTATAAAAGGTGAAGGTGGGCGAACCTTGTTAGCAGAGCAATTACAACAGCGGGGCATGAGCGTCAGCACAGTTGATGTATACAAACGCGTCCTGCCAAGAAACCATGACTCTAGGCACCTTGAGGTGCCTCACTATATCACCATTACCAGCCAACTCGCGCTAGACAATTTATTTATATTGGCGCGACTAACAGCCAACGAATTAAAACAACACAGTACCTTTGTCGTGTTTAGTCAGCGTATTGCTCATCACGCTAAAAAACTTGGTTGTCAGCATATTATTATCTGCAAAGAGGCCAGTGATTTCGGCTTGATATCGGCCATCACTCACGCTGAAAAACGATAA
- a CDS encoding uroporphyrinogen-III C-methyltransferase: MQETPKQEATATDKATSKQAPAKTKKAVAKKTPDTQAKQRTGAGVAWLAVMLVVVATGAGYLAFTQLKQRLDQVSNSTDSAKKSTSELSTELQSNTIGINTEIADLSEQLSELQQSSSEKIALLQKQVGKNRRQWLIAEAEYLTSIANTRLQLVGDIDTAIIALQAADQRLKENGDPMTFAVRKQLAKEINILKGTELPDTVGLSSQILALEDAVSNMGISKPHAGTAQAPEIGKADPSAIPENIQETLNEAWENFSKLIVVRRHDKPMAALMTPERVELIRKNLALKLESARLALINQNQALYTASIAISIKWLSDYFDTNKPSVKTAIEQLNELKNTAIKVELPSIALSLKMLRDLPLLTIADQIEPALSTQATVEKVTTPAVETAVKKAPTEEPATKEKTTTSVDESIKAEH, from the coding sequence ATGCAAGAGACACCAAAACAAGAAGCCACAGCCACGGATAAAGCCACCTCAAAGCAAGCGCCGGCGAAGACTAAAAAGGCGGTTGCAAAAAAGACTCCTGACACTCAAGCCAAACAAAGAACGGGCGCTGGTGTTGCTTGGCTCGCCGTCATGTTAGTTGTTGTCGCCACTGGCGCAGGGTACCTTGCATTTACTCAGTTAAAACAACGACTGGACCAAGTGTCTAACAGCACTGACTCCGCTAAGAAAAGCACCTCTGAGCTATCTACCGAACTCCAGTCAAACACCATAGGTATTAACACTGAGATAGCTGATTTATCTGAGCAACTCAGCGAGCTACAGCAATCATCTAGCGAAAAAATAGCCTTATTACAAAAACAGGTTGGCAAAAATAGGCGTCAATGGCTCATCGCAGAGGCTGAGTATTTAACCAGTATTGCTAACACCCGCCTGCAATTAGTAGGTGATATTGATACCGCCATTATTGCCTTACAAGCGGCTGATCAGCGCCTTAAAGAAAACGGCGATCCGATGACATTTGCTGTACGCAAGCAACTAGCAAAGGAAATTAATATTCTTAAAGGCACTGAATTACCGGATACCGTTGGTCTTTCGTCTCAGATTCTAGCCCTTGAAGATGCTGTCTCTAACATGGGAATTTCTAAGCCTCACGCGGGAACAGCTCAAGCACCAGAAATCGGTAAGGCCGACCCTTCAGCCATCCCAGAAAACATTCAGGAAACCCTTAACGAAGCGTGGGAAAATTTCAGTAAATTAATTGTTGTGCGTCGACATGACAAACCAATGGCCGCACTAATGACACCCGAGCGTGTTGAACTGATTAGAAAAAACTTGGCGCTGAAGCTTGAGTCTGCACGACTTGCGTTAATCAATCAAAACCAAGCACTTTACACTGCAAGTATCGCCATCTCTATCAAATGGTTAAGTGATTATTTTGATACTAACAAACCGTCTGTAAAAACGGCTATTGAGCAATTGAATGAGCTTAAGAATACCGCCATTAAAGTGGAGCTTCCGTCCATTGCCCTGTCGTTAAAAATGCTCCGTGATTTGCCGCTTTTGACTATAGCGGATCAAATTGAACCGGCGCTATCGACTCAAGCGACCGTTGAAAAAGTCACCACGCCTGCTGTCGAGACCGCTGTCAAAAAGGCTCCGACTGAGGAGCCTGCGACTAAAGAAAAAACGACGACTTCGGTCGATGAATCGATTAAAGCCGAACACTAG
- a CDS encoding heme biosynthesis HemY N-terminal domain-containing protein: protein MKLISLTILALIIATGLAYQVHLEPGYALLTYGKLSIETSLAVLIFITLIAFVGFYISLRALLTVKRTPKNIGKWNQKRKQIRSKKELNKGLIDSAEGNWQRSEKLLVRHAQQSDTPLLNYLSAAHAAQSQSAYDRRDDYLFKAGEALPDQLHAIQLTRAKLQLAAGQVEQALATLQQLRTATPSQPIVLTLLMKAHLQLNDWEALYNLLPAIKNNRKIPREEWQAIEQKTLLKLLNSGSNSSQHDLKSIWKVLNKKQTLNPSYLNAYASQLINTGKTGVAEELLIKGLNAQFDASLLALYMQLDIAIKKRMLQLEKWLRKQTTTPELLNAIAQLCLEQSQWSKAKGYIKDSLALQPTSLAYLLLGQAQEQQGDSADDVNASYKAGLKLSMNTAALNTTTASVS, encoded by the coding sequence ATGAAACTAATTTCTCTGACTATTCTTGCTCTTATAATTGCGACTGGGCTCGCTTACCAAGTTCACTTAGAACCTGGCTACGCTCTATTAACCTACGGCAAGCTATCCATCGAGACATCGCTCGCCGTGCTCATATTTATTACGCTAATTGCCTTCGTCGGGTTTTATATTTCGCTTAGAGCCCTGTTAACGGTTAAACGTACACCGAAAAATATCGGCAAATGGAACCAAAAGCGTAAGCAAATAAGGTCAAAAAAAGAACTCAACAAAGGCCTTATTGACTCTGCGGAAGGTAACTGGCAACGCTCTGAGAAATTACTCGTCAGGCATGCACAACAAAGCGACACACCTCTATTAAATTACCTCAGCGCTGCTCACGCCGCTCAATCGCAAAGTGCTTATGACCGTCGAGATGACTACTTATTTAAAGCTGGGGAAGCATTACCTGATCAACTACACGCCATTCAATTAACGCGAGCCAAACTACAATTGGCTGCCGGACAAGTCGAACAAGCACTCGCTACGCTACAACAACTCCGAACTGCAACCCCCAGTCAGCCCATCGTGTTGACCTTATTGATGAAAGCGCACCTACAGCTAAACGACTGGGAAGCGCTATACAACTTGCTACCAGCGATCAAGAACAACCGCAAAATACCCCGTGAGGAGTGGCAAGCCATTGAGCAAAAGACCTTACTTAAGCTGCTTAACAGCGGTTCAAATTCTAGCCAGCACGATCTTAAATCTATTTGGAAAGTACTGAATAAAAAACAAACGCTCAACCCTAGTTACCTAAATGCTTACGCCTCTCAATTGATTAACACAGGAAAAACTGGGGTAGCAGAAGAGTTGTTGATAAAAGGACTTAACGCACAATTTGACGCATCCTTATTGGCTCTTTACATGCAGCTAGATATAGCAATAAAGAAGAGGATGTTACAACTAGAAAAATGGTTGCGAAAGCAAACGACCACCCCAGAGTTACTCAATGCCATTGCCCAACTTTGTTTGGAACAAAGTCAGTGGAGCAAAGCAAAAGGCTATATAAAAGATAGTCTTGCGCTACAACCGACTAGCCTCGCTTATCTTTTATTGGGGCAAGCCCAAGAGCAGCAGGGCGACTCGGCCGATGACGTTAATGCCAGCTACAAAGCCGGCCTTAAATTAAGCATGAATACAGCAGCACTTAATACAACCACAGCAAGCGTGTCTTAA
- the ubiD gene encoding 4-hydroxy-3-polyprenylbenzoate decarboxylase — protein sequence MEYKDLRDFISKLEQLGELKRVTQEVDPYLEMTEICDRVLQQKGPALLFENPKGYSTPVLANLFGTPKRVALGMGQDEVSALTEVGEVLAALKEPEPPAGVKDAWEKLPVYKQVLNMAPKMVKKPVCQQIVIEGDDVDLATLPIQTCWPEDAGPLITWPLVITKGPLAKRQNLGIYRQQVIGRNKVIMRWLAHRGGALDFKAWQEEHPGEPFPIAVALGADPATILAAVTPVPDSLSEYAFAGLLRGSKTELAKCLTHDLQVPASAEIILEGYLYPDEMADEGPFGDHTGYYNEVESFPVFTIERITHRKEPIYHSTYTGKPPDEPAILGVSLNEVFVPILKKQFSEIQDFYLPPEGCSYRMAIVSIKKQYPGHAKRIMFGIWSFLRQFMYTKFVIVTDDDVDVRDWESVVWAITTRVDPSRDVTLIDNTPIDYLDFASPVSGLGSKMGLDATNKWLGETTREWGKPIVMEASVKQKVDELWASLGLD from the coding sequence ATGGAATATAAAGATTTACGTGATTTTATCTCAAAACTGGAACAACTGGGTGAGTTAAAGAGAGTCACTCAGGAAGTTGACCCCTATCTCGAAATGACAGAGATTTGTGACCGAGTTCTGCAACAAAAAGGCCCTGCGCTACTATTCGAAAACCCTAAGGGATATTCGACGCCAGTATTGGCTAATTTATTTGGAACGCCAAAGCGTGTCGCCCTAGGTATGGGGCAAGACGAGGTTAGCGCCTTAACCGAAGTGGGTGAAGTGTTGGCCGCATTAAAAGAGCCGGAGCCGCCAGCAGGTGTGAAGGACGCATGGGAAAAACTGCCAGTTTATAAGCAGGTGCTCAACATGGCGCCAAAGATGGTTAAAAAGCCTGTGTGCCAGCAAATTGTCATTGAAGGTGATGATGTTGATTTAGCCACCTTGCCTATTCAAACCTGTTGGCCAGAAGATGCGGGTCCGCTGATTACGTGGCCCTTGGTCATTACAAAAGGGCCGTTAGCAAAGCGCCAGAATTTGGGCATTTATCGCCAACAGGTGATTGGGCGTAATAAAGTGATTATGCGTTGGTTGGCTCATCGAGGCGGTGCGCTTGATTTTAAAGCATGGCAAGAAGAGCACCCTGGCGAACCATTCCCTATAGCGGTTGCGCTAGGTGCAGACCCCGCCACCATCTTAGCGGCGGTTACGCCGGTACCTGATTCTTTATCAGAATACGCCTTTGCAGGTTTGTTGCGTGGTTCTAAAACAGAGCTAGCTAAATGTTTGACACACGACCTACAAGTTCCGGCCAGTGCGGAGATCATTTTGGAGGGCTACTTATATCCAGATGAGATGGCTGATGAGGGACCTTTTGGCGACCATACGGGCTATTACAATGAGGTTGAAAGCTTTCCCGTTTTCACTATTGAGCGAATAACGCACCGCAAAGAACCTATTTATCATTCAACATATACCGGCAAACCACCGGATGAGCCTGCGATTTTAGGCGTGTCGTTGAACGAGGTGTTTGTGCCGATTCTGAAAAAGCAGTTTTCAGAAATTCAGGACTTTTATTTACCACCCGAAGGCTGCTCTTATCGGATGGCAATCGTGAGCATTAAGAAGCAATACCCGGGTCATGCTAAGCGTATTATGTTTGGAATTTGGTCATTTTTACGCCAGTTTATGTACACTAAATTTGTCATTGTGACCGACGATGATGTTGATGTGCGTGATTGGGAGTCGGTAGTTTGGGCAATTACAACGAGGGTAGATCCCAGCCGAGATGTGACGCTCATTGATAACACCCCCATCGATTATTTGGATTTTGCGTCACCGGTATCGGGTCTGGGTTCAAAAATGGGGCTTGATGCGACCAATAAATGGCTAGGTGAAACCACGCGGGAATGGGGTAAGCCGATTGTAATGGAGGCATCCGTTAAGCAAAAAGTCGATGAACTATGGGCGTCCTTAGGGTTGGATTAG
- a CDS encoding sulfurtransferase TusA family protein, whose protein sequence is MKYDITLDAKGLNCPLPLLRLKQLLQKANPGEVIQMLATDPAAHLDIGVFIDKSNHEMLLFERDDDIQYFYIKIAN, encoded by the coding sequence ATGAAATACGACATTACACTGGATGCAAAAGGCCTAAACTGCCCCCTGCCATTATTACGACTTAAACAACTTCTTCAAAAAGCTAACCCCGGTGAGGTGATACAAATGCTTGCCACCGACCCTGCAGCCCACCTTGATATTGGCGTTTTTATTGATAAATCAAATCACGAAATGCTCTTGTTTGAGCGAGATGACGATATTCAATACTTTTACATTAAAATAGCTAACTGA